Proteins from one Deinococcus sp. AB2017081 genomic window:
- the rpsQ gene encoding 30S ribosomal protein S17 yields MKKTFTGVVVSDKADKTVSVKVERKFAHPLYGKVVTRSHKYAAHDEKNEFRVGDRVEIIAVRPISKTKTWKVTKLIDRPRGIETTAVDTEGGQA; encoded by the coding sequence ATGAAGAAGACCTTTACCGGCGTCGTCGTCAGCGACAAGGCCGACAAGACCGTCAGCGTGAAGGTCGAGCGCAAGTTCGCTCACCCGCTGTACGGCAAGGTCGTGACCCGCAGCCACAAGTATGCGGCCCACGACGAGAAGAACGAGTTCCGTGTGGGTGACCGCGTGGAGATCATCGCGGTACGCCCGATCAGCAAGACCAAGACCTGGAAGGTCACCAAGCTGATCGACCGTCCCCGTGGTATCGAGACCACCGCCGTGGACACCGAAGGGGGTCAGGCATGA
- the rpmC gene encoding 50S ribosomal protein L29: MKPSEMRQLKAEDFAREIDARKKELMELRFQAAAGNLAQPHRVTQLRREVAQLNTIRTELSTQGEQA, encoded by the coding sequence ATGAAGCCCAGTGAGATGCGTCAGCTGAAGGCGGAAGACTTCGCCCGCGAAATCGACGCCCGCAAGAAAGAACTCATGGAGCTGCGCTTCCAGGCCGCCGCCGGCAACCTGGCCCAGCCTCACCGCGTGACGCAGCTCCGCCGTGAAGTCGCCCAGCTCAACACCATCCGCACCGAGCTGAGCACGCAGGGAGAGCAGGCATGA
- the rplP gene encoding 50S ribosomal protein L16, with the protein MLLPKRSKFRKQHRGRMTGDTKGGDYVAFGDYGLIATEPAWIKSNQIEACRIVMSRHFRRGGKIYIRIFPDKPVTKKPAETRMGKGKGAVEYWVSVVKPGRVMFEVSGVTEEQAKEAFRLAGHKLPIQTKMVKREVYDEAQ; encoded by the coding sequence ATGCTTCTTCCGAAGCGTTCCAAGTTCCGTAAGCAGCACCGCGGCCGCATGACCGGCGATACCAAGGGCGGCGACTACGTGGCCTTCGGCGACTACGGCCTGATTGCGACCGAGCCCGCGTGGATCAAGAGCAACCAGATCGAGGCGTGCCGCATCGTGATGAGCCGTCACTTCCGCCGCGGCGGCAAGATCTACATCCGGATCTTCCCCGACAAGCCCGTGACCAAGAAGCCCGCCGAGACCCGAATGGGGAAAGGGAAGGGTGCCGTGGAGTACTGGGTCAGCGTGGTCAAGCCCGGCCGCGTGATGTTCGAGGTGTCCGGCGTGACCGAGGAACAGGCCAAGGAAGCCTTCCGTCTGGCCGGTCACAAGCTGCCCATCCAGACCAAGATGGTCAAGCGTGAGGTCTACGATGAAGCCCAGTGA
- the rpsC gene encoding 30S ribosomal protein S3: MGNKINPNGFRLGITRGWNSRWYAGKKQYAGLLKEDERIRKLVNKELAAAGIARIEIERAGQQVNVIISAAKPGIVIGKGGDSIKKLRGDIERLVSAGTVAVNVAEIPNPNISAPLVALRIAEQIERRFAFRRAMKQAAQRVMESGARGVKVVLSGRLGGAEQARRETVREGRVPLHTLRADIDYGTALARTTYGILGVKVMVFNGEVIGGKTETFARPQRKQDDRRPEGGDRPNRRRPTARRRTGGE; encoded by the coding sequence ATGGGCAACAAGATCAACCCGAACGGCTTCCGCCTGGGGATCACCCGGGGCTGGAACAGCCGCTGGTACGCCGGCAAGAAGCAGTACGCCGGCCTGCTGAAGGAAGACGAGCGCATCCGCAAGCTCGTCAACAAGGAGCTGGCCGCCGCCGGCATCGCCCGCATCGAGATCGAGCGCGCTGGCCAGCAGGTCAACGTGATCATCTCGGCGGCCAAGCCTGGCATCGTGATCGGCAAGGGCGGCGACTCCATCAAGAAGCTGCGCGGCGACATCGAGCGTCTGGTGTCCGCTGGCACGGTGGCCGTGAACGTCGCCGAGATCCCCAACCCGAACATCAGTGCGCCGCTGGTCGCGCTGCGGATCGCCGAGCAGATCGAGCGTCGCTTCGCGTTCCGCCGCGCGATGAAGCAGGCCGCGCAGCGCGTCATGGAGTCCGGTGCACGCGGCGTGAAGGTCGTGCTGTCCGGTCGCCTGGGCGGGGCCGAGCAGGCCCGCCGCGAGACCGTGCGTGAGGGCCGCGTGCCCCTGCACACCCTGCGTGCCGACATCGACTACGGCACCGCGCTGGCCCGCACCACCTACGGCATCCTGGGCGTCAAGGTCATGGTGTTCAACGGCGAGGTCATCGGCGGCAAGACCGAGACCTTCGCCCGCCCGCAGCGCAAGCAGGACGACCGCCGCCCCGAGGGTGGCGACCGCCCCAACCGCCGCCGGCCGACCGCCCGCCGGCGCACCGGAGGTGAATGA
- the rplV gene encoding 50S ribosomal protein L22 codes for MTAPAEQTFRNKKQRKQQVKLRRPGYAVAKYVRISPRKVRLVVDVIRGKTVRDAEDLLRFIPRAASEPVAKVLNSAKHNALHNDEMLEDRLVITAAYVDAGPTLKRLIPRARGSANIIKKRTSHITIIVGEGATSRGK; via the coding sequence ATGACCGCTCCCGCCGAACAGACCTTCCGCAACAAGAAGCAGCGCAAGCAGCAGGTCAAGCTGCGCCGTCCCGGTTACGCCGTGGCGAAGTATGTCCGCATCAGCCCGCGCAAGGTGCGGCTGGTCGTCGACGTGATCCGTGGCAAGACCGTGCGTGACGCCGAGGATCTGCTGCGCTTCATCCCGCGTGCCGCCAGCGAGCCCGTCGCGAAGGTGCTCAACAGCGCCAAGCACAACGCGCTGCACAACGACGAGATGCTCGAAGACCGCCTGGTCATCACGGCGGCCTACGTGGACGCCGGCCCGACGCTCAAGCGTCTGATTCCCCGCGCCCGTGGCAGCGCGAACATCATCAAGAAGCGCACCAGCCACATCACCATCATCGTGGGCGAAGGCGCCACGAGCCGGGGGAAATAA
- the rpsS gene encoding 30S ribosomal protein S19 encodes MPRSLKKGPFVDDHLLKKVDAQNDAKTKRVIKTWSRRSTVVPEMIGHTIAVHNGKQHVPVFVNEQMIGHKLGEFSPTRSYRGHGSEKSAKGSKKK; translated from the coding sequence ATGCCCCGTAGCCTCAAAAAAGGGCCGTTCGTGGACGACCACCTCCTGAAGAAGGTGGACGCGCAGAACGACGCCAAGACCAAGCGAGTCATCAAGACCTGGTCGCGCCGCTCGACGGTCGTGCCCGAGATGATCGGCCACACCATCGCCGTGCACAACGGCAAGCAGCACGTGCCGGTGTTCGTGAACGAGCAGATGATCGGCCACAAGCTCGGTGAATTCTCGCCCACCCGCAGCTACCGCGGCCACGGCTCCGAGAAGTCCGCGAAGGGGAGCAAGAAGAAATGA
- the rplB gene encoding 50S ribosomal protein L2: MAVKKYRPYTPSRRQMTTADFSGLTKKRPEKALTTALPKTGGRNNRGRITSRFIGGGHKRLYRIIDFKRRDKAGVPGKVASIEYDPNRSARIALIHYVDGEKRYILAPEGLVVGAMVNAGPEAEPKLGNALPLRFVPVGAVVHAVELVPQKGAQLARSAGTSIQVQGKESDYVILRLPSGELRRIHSECYATIGTVGNAEHKNIVLGKAGRSRWLGNKPHQRGSAMNPVDHPHGGGEGRTGAGRVPVSPWGQPSKGLKTRKKRKVSDRFIITRRGGK; this comes from the coding sequence ATGGCCGTCAAGAAATACCGTCCGTACACCCCGTCGCGCCGTCAGATGACGACCGCCGACTTCAGCGGACTGACCAAGAAGCGCCCCGAGAAGGCACTGACCACTGCGCTCCCCAAGACCGGCGGACGCAACAACCGTGGCCGCATCACCAGCCGCTTCATCGGCGGCGGGCACAAGCGCCTGTACCGCATCATCGACTTCAAGCGCCGTGACAAGGCGGGCGTCCCCGGCAAGGTCGCCTCGATCGAGTACGATCCCAACCGCAGCGCCCGCATCGCCCTGATCCACTACGTGGACGGCGAGAAGCGGTACATCCTGGCCCCTGAGGGTCTGGTCGTGGGCGCCATGGTCAACGCTGGCCCCGAGGCCGAGCCCAAGCTGGGCAACGCCCTGCCGCTGCGCTTCGTGCCGGTCGGTGCGGTCGTGCACGCCGTGGAACTCGTGCCGCAGAAGGGCGCGCAGCTCGCCCGCTCCGCCGGCACCAGCATCCAGGTGCAGGGCAAGGAGAGCGACTACGTGATCCTGCGTCTGCCCAGCGGCGAACTGCGCCGCATCCACAGCGAGTGCTATGCGACCATCGGCACCGTGGGCAACGCCGAGCACAAGAACATCGTGCTGGGCAAGGCCGGCCGCAGCCGCTGGTTGGGCAACAAGCCGCACCAGCGCGGCAGCGCGATGAACCCCGTGGATCACCCCCACGGCGGTGGTGAAGGCCGTACCGGCGCGGGCCGCGTGCCCGTCAGCCCGTGGGGTCAGCCCAGCAAGGGCCTCAAGACCCGCAAGAAGCGCAAGGTGTCCGACCGCTTCATCATCACCCGCCGCGGCGGGAAGTAA
- a CDS encoding 50S ribosomal protein L23, whose product MSHYDILQAPVISEKAYAGMERGVYSFWVSPKATKTDIKDAIQKAFDVKVIGISTMNVPGKRKRVGKFIGQRNDRKKAIVRLAEGQSIAALEGQA is encoded by the coding sequence ATGAGCCACTACGACATTCTTCAGGCCCCCGTGATCAGCGAGAAGGCGTATGCCGGCATGGAACGCGGCGTGTACTCCTTCTGGGTGAGCCCCAAGGCCACCAAGACCGACATCAAGGACGCCATCCAGAAGGCGTTCGACGTAAAGGTCATCGGGATCAGCACCATGAACGTGCCCGGCAAGCGCAAGCGCGTCGGTAAGTTCATCGGTCAGCGCAATGACCGCAAGAAGGCCATCGTCCGCCTCGCCGAAGGTCAGAGCATCGCGGCCCTTGAAGGCCAGGCCTAA
- the rplD gene encoding 50S ribosomal protein L4, producing MAQIDVIGKNGGRRIDVDLPEVNKNILHDVVTWQLASRRRGTASTKTRAQVSRGGKKMYSQKGTGNARHGDRSVPTFVGGGVAFGPKPRSYGYTLPRQVRQLGLGMALAARQGEGKLVAVDGFDLDGKTKGFLAWAAQNGMDGTEKVLLATDDEMARRAARNVSWISVMPVAGVNVYDILRHDRLVIDAAALELADGEGDDA from the coding sequence ATGGCGCAGATTGACGTCATCGGTAAGAACGGCGGTCGGAGAATCGACGTGGATCTGCCGGAAGTAAACAAGAACATCCTGCACGACGTCGTGACCTGGCAGCTCGCCAGCCGTCGCCGTGGCACGGCCAGCACCAAGACCCGCGCACAGGTCAGCCGCGGTGGCAAGAAGATGTACTCCCAGAAGGGCACGGGCAACGCCCGTCACGGCGACCGCTCGGTGCCGACCTTCGTGGGCGGCGGCGTGGCCTTCGGCCCCAAGCCCCGCAGCTACGGATACACCCTGCCCCGCCAGGTGCGCCAGCTGGGTCTGGGCATGGCGCTCGCCGCCCGTCAGGGTGAGGGCAAACTGGTCGCCGTGGACGGCTTCGACCTCGACGGCAAGACCAAGGGCTTCCTGGCGTGGGCCGCCCAGAACGGCATGGACGGCACCGAGAAGGTGCTGCTCGCGACCGATGACGAGATGGCCCGCCGCGCGGCGCGCAACGTCAGCTGGATCAGTGTGATGCCGGTGGCCGGCGTGAACGTGTACGACATCCTGCGCCACGACCGCCTGGTCATCGACGCGGCCGCGCTGGAACTCGCGGACGGCGAAGGGGACGACGCATGA
- the rplC gene encoding 50S ribosomal protein L3 gives MKGILGTKIGMTQIWKGDRAIPVTVVLAGPCPVVQRKTAQTDGYEAVQIGYAPKSEKATTRPLGGHFKKAGVSPLRFLREFRGFAPDGDTVSVDIFAEGEKIDATGTSKGKGFQGVMKRWNFKGGPASHGSKKWHRRPGSIGQRKTPGRVYKGKRMAGHMGMTRITVQNLEVVEIRAGENIILVKGAIPGANGGLVVLRGAAKGGR, from the coding sequence ATGAAAGGCATCCTCGGCACCAAGATCGGCATGACCCAGATCTGGAAGGGCGACCGCGCCATTCCGGTGACCGTCGTGCTGGCCGGCCCGTGCCCCGTCGTGCAGCGCAAGACCGCGCAGACCGACGGTTACGAGGCCGTGCAGATCGGGTACGCCCCCAAGAGCGAGAAGGCCACCACCCGGCCGCTCGGCGGGCACTTCAAGAAGGCTGGCGTGAGCCCGCTGCGCTTCCTGCGCGAGTTCCGTGGCTTCGCCCCGGACGGTGACACCGTCAGCGTGGATATCTTCGCCGAGGGCGAGAAGATCGACGCGACCGGCACCAGCAAGGGCAAGGGCTTCCAGGGCGTCATGAAGCGCTGGAACTTCAAGGGCGGCCCCGCGAGCCACGGTTCCAAGAAGTGGCACCGCCGCCCCGGTTCGATCGGCCAGCGCAAGACGCCCGGCCGCGTGTACAAGGGCAAGCGCATGGCCGGACACATGGGCATGACCCGCATCACCGTGCAGAACCTGGAAGTCGTGGAGATCCGCGCCGGCGAGAACATCATCCTCGTCAAGGGCGCGATCCCCGGCGCGAACGGCGGACTCGTCGTCCTGCGCGGTGCGGCCAAGGGAGGCAGGTAA
- the rpsJ gene encoding 30S ribosomal protein S10, whose amino-acid sequence MVAPKIRIKLRGFDHKALDQSASKIVDTVRRTGADVSGPVPLPTRIRRFCVLRSPFIDKDSREHFEIRTHNRLVDIMNPTKKTIDSLMTLDLPTGVDIEIKTVGGRA is encoded by the coding sequence ATGGTTGCCCCCAAGATCCGTATCAAACTGCGTGGCTTTGACCACAAGGCGCTCGACCAGTCCGCCAGCAAGATCGTGGACACCGTGCGCCGCACCGGCGCGGACGTGAGCGGCCCCGTGCCGCTCCCCACCCGCATCCGCCGCTTCTGCGTGCTGCGCTCGCCCTTCATCGACAAGGACAGCCGCGAGCACTTCGAGATCCGCACCCACAACCGTCTGGTGGACATCATGAACCCCACCAAGAAGACGATCGACAGCCTGATGACCCTCGACCTGCCCACCGGTGTGGACATCGAGATCAAGACCGTGGGGGGCCGCGCATGA
- the tuf gene encoding elongation factor Tu, which produces MAKGTFERTKPHVNVGTIGHVDHGKTTLTAAITFTAAAADPTIETLAYDQIDKAPEEKARGITINTAHVEYQTPGRHYSHVDCPGHADYVKNMITGAAQMDGAILVVSSADGPMPQTREHILLARQVGVPYIVVFMNKVDMVDDEELLELVEMEVRELLSKYEFPGDDLPVVKGSALQALEALQKNPKTQRGTDKWVDHIWELLDAVDAYIPTPERDTDKQFLMPVEDVFTITGRGTVATGRVERGVVKVQDEVEIVGLRDTRKTTVTGIEMHRKLLDSGMAGDNVGVLLRGVARDDVERGQVLAKPGSIKPHTKFEASVYVLSKDEGGRHSAFFGGYRPQFYFRTTDVTGVVELPEGVEMVMPGDNITFVVELIKPIAMEEGLRFAIREGGRTVGAGVVAKVLE; this is translated from the coding sequence ATGGCGAAAGGAACGTTCGAGCGCACGAAGCCCCACGTGAACGTGGGCACGATTGGCCACGTGGATCACGGCAAGACCACGCTGACGGCCGCCATCACCTTCACGGCCGCCGCCGCCGACCCGACCATCGAAACCCTGGCGTACGACCAGATCGACAAGGCCCCGGAAGAAAAGGCCCGCGGCATCACCATCAACACCGCCCACGTCGAATACCAGACCCCGGGCCGCCACTACTCCCACGTCGACTGCCCCGGCCACGCCGACTACGTCAAGAACATGATCACCGGTGCCGCGCAGATGGACGGCGCCATCCTGGTCGTCAGCTCCGCCGACGGCCCGATGCCCCAGACCCGCGAGCACATCCTGCTGGCCCGTCAGGTCGGCGTGCCGTACATCGTCGTGTTCATGAACAAGGTCGACATGGTCGACGACGAAGAACTGCTCGAGCTCGTCGAGATGGAAGTCCGCGAACTGCTCAGCAAGTACGAGTTCCCCGGTGACGACCTGCCGGTGGTCAAGGGCAGCGCGCTGCAGGCCCTCGAAGCGCTGCAGAAGAACCCCAAGACCCAGCGCGGCACCGACAAGTGGGTCGACCACATCTGGGAACTGCTGGACGCGGTGGACGCGTACATCCCGACCCCTGAGCGCGACACCGACAAGCAGTTCCTGATGCCGGTCGAAGACGTGTTCACCATCACCGGGCGTGGCACCGTGGCGACCGGCCGCGTGGAGCGTGGCGTGGTCAAGGTGCAGGACGAAGTCGAGATCGTGGGGCTGCGCGACACGCGCAAGACCACGGTGACTGGGATTGAAATGCACCGCAAGCTGCTGGACAGCGGCATGGCGGGCGACAATGTCGGCGTGCTGCTGCGTGGCGTGGCGCGCGATGACGTCGAGCGCGGTCAGGTGCTGGCCAAGCCCGGCAGCATCAAGCCGCACACGAAGTTCGAGGCGAGCGTGTACGTGCTGAGCAAGGATGAAGGCGGGCGTCACAGCGCGTTCTTCGGCGGGTACCGGCCGCAGTTCTACTTCCGGACGACGGACGTGACGGGTGTGGTGGAACTGCCCGAGGGCGTGGAGATGGTGATGCCCGGGGACAACATCACGTTCGTGGTGGAACTGATCAAGCCGATCGCCATGGAAGAAGGCCTGCGCTTCGCCATCCGCGAGGGCGGCCGTACCGTCGGCGCCGGCGTCGTGGCGAAGGTTCTGGAGTAA
- a CDS encoding SLC13 family permease — protein sequence MDPVTLILILFVAALVLFATEWLPVDVTALGLLSALLVSGLITPRQAFAGFGSDTVITLAGLFILTRVLLRAGVIEWVGTTLARRARNATTMLRAMLGTVAGVSAFTSNTATTAVFLPVVSGLARRAGIPASRALMPLAFASILGGTITIIGTSTNIVVSGALPAAGQGPLDFFELAWVGVPTALVGLLYLFFIAPRLLPAGEGALEESLRAYLADLTVAPGSPLAGLTLLESGLGRDHGLTVVAVRRGGETIYAPGAPFRLQEGDTLAVEGSTERILAGKSTLGVVSRSEQKLQPGAADGDVRLVEAVVMPGSPLLGRTLREARFRERYGASVLALHRRQQHIERLGRLRIQIGDVLLVQGGAARLDALGDHLVVLGDLTEHQRDLRRAPLALLLFGGAVVLGGAGVVPLAVAVLVAVALSLALRLIPPEEAYRSVEWPVIVLVACMLAFGGAFESSGAARVLTEGLSGVLEPLGPYGLLGALFVVTVALTQPMSNQAAALVMLPLAIGTATALGYDPRPFVIGITVAASNSFITPLEPSCMLVYGPGRYTFMDFVRVGAGLTLVTFVVSMLVIPRIWPF from the coding sequence ATGGATCCCGTCACCCTGATCCTGATCCTGTTCGTGGCCGCGTTGGTGCTGTTCGCGACCGAGTGGCTGCCGGTCGATGTCACGGCGCTGGGGCTGCTCTCGGCGCTGCTGGTGAGTGGCCTGATCACGCCCCGGCAGGCCTTCGCGGGTTTTGGGAGCGACACCGTGATCACCCTGGCCGGGCTGTTCATCCTGACGCGGGTGCTGCTGCGGGCTGGCGTGATCGAGTGGGTGGGCACCACCCTGGCCCGGCGGGCCCGGAACGCCACCACCATGCTGCGGGCCATGCTGGGCACGGTCGCCGGCGTGAGCGCGTTCACCAGCAACACCGCCACCACGGCCGTGTTCCTGCCGGTCGTGTCCGGGCTGGCCCGCCGGGCAGGCATTCCGGCCAGCCGCGCCCTGATGCCGCTGGCCTTCGCGAGCATCCTGGGTGGCACGATCACGATCATCGGGACGAGTACCAACATCGTCGTGTCGGGTGCCCTGCCCGCCGCCGGGCAGGGCCCACTGGACTTCTTCGAGCTGGCGTGGGTGGGCGTGCCGACGGCGCTGGTGGGACTGCTGTACCTGTTCTTCATCGCGCCCCGGCTGCTGCCGGCAGGAGAGGGTGCGCTGGAGGAGTCGCTGCGGGCGTATCTGGCCGACCTCACTGTCGCGCCGGGCAGCCCCCTGGCCGGGCTGACCCTGCTGGAGTCTGGCCTGGGCCGCGACCACGGCCTCACGGTGGTCGCGGTGCGGCGCGGCGGCGAGACGATCTATGCCCCCGGTGCGCCCTTTCGGCTGCAGGAGGGCGACACCCTGGCCGTCGAGGGTTCCACGGAGCGCATCCTGGCGGGTAAGAGCACCCTGGGCGTCGTCAGCCGCAGCGAGCAGAAGCTTCAGCCCGGTGCCGCCGACGGCGACGTGCGGCTGGTCGAGGCCGTCGTGATGCCCGGCTCGCCGCTGCTGGGCCGCACCCTGCGGGAGGCGCGGTTCCGGGAGCGCTACGGCGCGTCCGTGCTGGCCCTGCACCGCCGGCAGCAGCACATCGAGCGCCTGGGCCGCCTGCGGATCCAGATCGGGGACGTGCTGCTCGTCCAGGGCGGGGCGGCGCGACTGGACGCGCTGGGCGACCATCTGGTGGTGCTGGGCGACCTGACCGAACACCAGCGGGATCTGCGACGCGCGCCGCTGGCCCTGCTGCTGTTCGGCGGTGCGGTCGTGCTGGGCGGTGCGGGCGTGGTGCCGCTCGCCGTCGCGGTGCTGGTCGCCGTGGCCCTGAGCCTCGCCCTGCGGCTGATCCCGCCCGAGGAGGCGTACCGCTCGGTGGAGTGGCCGGTGATCGTGCTGGTCGCGTGCATGCTTGCCTTCGGCGGGGCCTTCGAGAGCAGCGGCGCGGCGCGGGTGCTGACCGAGGGGCTGTCTGGCGTCCTCGAGCCGCTGGGGCCATACGGCCTGCTGGGGGCGCTGTTCGTGGTGACGGTGGCCCTGACCCAGCCCATGAGCAACCAGGCGGCGGCGCTGGTCATGCTCCCCCTGGCGATCGGCACCGCCACTGCCCTGGGCTACGACCCTCGCCCCTTCGTGATCGGGATCACCGTGGCCGCCAGCAACTCCTTCATTACCCCGCTGGAACCCTCCTGCATGCTGGTCTACGGGCCGGGACGGTACACCTTCATGGATTTCGTGCGCGTGGGGGCCGGGCTCACCCTCGTGACCTTTGTCGTGTCCATGCTGGTGATCCCCCGCATCTGGCCGTTCTGA
- a CDS encoding [LysW]-lysine hydrolase, with protein MPDVPVETVLSDTTSISEARELLRQAVAIPSLSGQEQEVAAFLSGWMAQRGFRAHVDSAGNAVGERGSGPLTVALLGHMDTVPGEIPVRIEDGVLHGRGSVDAKGSLCTFMAAVAALPESALAAARFVVIGATEEEAPSSRGARHVMHSLNPDIVLIGEPSGWEGLTLGYKGRLVARVTVTRGNFHTAGEGQSAADDLTEAWFRVRAWAARTAEGGGIFDAVQATVQDLNSVNDGVTQRATGTFGLRLPPRIPPQEAEDTVLELLHDLPEVQVTFTGHESAVRHPKDNVLTRALRVAIRAQGGTPVFKVKTGTSDMNVVAELWPVPTVAYGPGDSALDHTPDERIDLAEYDRAVAVLTAALTRLASAS; from the coding sequence ATGCCTGATGTGCCTGTGGAGACCGTGCTTTCTGACACCACCTCAATCAGCGAGGCCCGCGAGTTGCTCCGCCAGGCGGTCGCCATTCCCTCGCTCTCCGGACAGGAACAGGAGGTCGCCGCCTTTCTCAGCGGCTGGATGGCGCAGCGCGGGTTCCGTGCCCATGTCGACAGTGCTGGGAACGCCGTCGGGGAGCGGGGCAGCGGACCGCTGACCGTGGCGCTGCTGGGCCACATGGACACCGTGCCGGGCGAGATCCCGGTGCGCATCGAGGACGGCGTGCTGCACGGTCGCGGCAGCGTGGACGCCAAGGGATCGCTGTGCACGTTCATGGCGGCGGTGGCGGCCCTGCCCGAATCCGCGCTGGCGGCGGCCCGCTTCGTGGTGATCGGCGCGACCGAGGAGGAGGCCCCCAGCAGCCGGGGAGCGCGGCACGTCATGCACTCCCTGAACCCGGACATCGTGCTGATCGGTGAGCCCAGCGGCTGGGAGGGCCTCACCCTGGGCTACAAGGGTCGGCTGGTGGCGCGCGTGACCGTGACCCGGGGCAACTTCCACACGGCCGGCGAGGGCCAGAGCGCGGCCGACGACCTGACCGAGGCGTGGTTCCGCGTGCGGGCGTGGGCGGCGCGCACCGCCGAGGGCGGCGGCATCTTCGACGCCGTGCAGGCCACGGTGCAGGATCTGAACAGCGTGAACGACGGCGTGACGCAGCGGGCCACCGGCACCTTCGGCCTGCGCCTGCCGCCCCGCATTCCCCCGCAGGAGGCCGAGGACACCGTGCTGGAGCTGCTGCACGATCTGCCGGAGGTGCAGGTGACCTTCACCGGCCACGAGTCGGCGGTGCGCCACCCCAAGGACAACGTCCTGACCCGTGCCCTGCGCGTGGCGATCCGTGCGCAGGGCGGCACGCCGGTGTTCAAGGTCAAGACCGGCACCAGCGATATGAATGTCGTCGCGGAGCTGTGGCCGGTGCCGACCGTGGCCTACGGGCCGGGCGACAGCGCCCTGGATCACACGCCCGACGAGCGCATCGACCTGGCCGAGTACGACCGGGCTGTCGCGGTGCTCACGGCCGCCCTGACCCGTTTGGCCAGCGCGTCCTGA